One window of Hymenobacter sp. BRD128 genomic DNA carries:
- a CDS encoding GreA/GreB family elongation factor, whose translation MSRGFVKEDDAQAPPIVPPRAALPPGSPNYVTPNGLAQLRAELADLEAERGAAEVNRAGNDTDRSHQLSLLHGRLALLTERIASAKVIDPATQPPGEVRFGATVTLRTRRGGKVGFERTFTIVGVDEASIKEGKVAFVAPIARAVQGARLGQTLTLALGAQPEEVAVVALSYA comes from the coding sequence ATGAGCCGTGGATTTGTAAAAGAAGACGATGCCCAGGCGCCGCCCATTGTGCCGCCGCGCGCCGCGCTGCCGCCCGGCTCGCCCAACTACGTCACGCCCAATGGCCTGGCGCAGCTCCGCGCCGAGCTGGCCGACCTGGAAGCTGAGCGCGGCGCTGCCGAGGTAAACCGCGCCGGCAACGACACCGACCGCAGTCACCAGCTTTCCTTATTGCACGGCCGGCTAGCCTTGCTCACCGAGCGCATTGCCAGCGCCAAAGTCATCGACCCCGCCACCCAGCCACCCGGCGAAGTGCGCTTCGGGGCCACCGTCACGTTGCGCACCCGCCGCGGCGGCAAAGTGGGTTTTGAGCGCACCTTCACCATTGTCGGGGTTGATGAAGCGTCGATAAAAGAAGGCAAGGTGGCCTTTGTGGCGCCCATCGCGCGGGCCGTGCAGGGCGCCCGGCTAGGGCAGACGCTCACCCTCGCGCTAGGGGCGCAGCCCGAGGAAGTGGCAGTAGTAGCGTTGAGCTACGCTTAA
- a CDS encoding AraC family transcriptional regulator gives MPTRVHLPAAVPPLALNRLHSLVENRTVFALDAFELNIFETHQAALRVPLRLDGLALTTMLRGKKVMHLPDRPAFDYLPGETVVVGEDELMEIDFPEACLCQPTQCLAVAIAPDTIRQTVDLLNERYPRTESHAPWALAGPEYAHLTNTPELTGTLERLVAVSRTTDAAKDVLAGFTLQELLVRLMQTQARELIFHDYARHLTTHRFAAVVHYIKEHLAENLSVDKLSALACMSKATFFRMFKREFGLTPVEYIVRERLAEAKRLLRQPLVSVAEVCLRAGFNNLSYFQALFKKHEGFTPGAYKKQL, from the coding sequence ATGCCCACCCGCGTCCACTTGCCCGCCGCCGTGCCTCCGCTGGCGCTAAACCGGCTGCATTCTTTGGTCGAAAACCGCACGGTGTTCGCCCTCGACGCTTTTGAGCTGAATATTTTTGAGACGCACCAAGCGGCCCTGCGCGTGCCGCTGCGCCTCGATGGGCTAGCCCTCACTACCATGCTGCGGGGCAAAAAAGTGATGCACCTGCCCGACCGCCCAGCCTTCGACTACCTGCCCGGCGAAACGGTGGTTGTGGGCGAAGATGAGCTAATGGAAATTGACTTTCCGGAGGCCTGCCTGTGCCAGCCTACGCAGTGCCTGGCGGTGGCTATCGCGCCCGACACCATTCGCCAAACCGTTGATTTACTGAACGAACGCTACCCGCGCACCGAATCGCACGCGCCCTGGGCGCTGGCCGGGCCCGAGTACGCCCACCTCACCAATACGCCCGAGCTAACGGGCACTCTGGAGCGCCTGGTGGCCGTGTCGCGCACCACCGACGCGGCCAAGGACGTGCTAGCCGGCTTTACTCTGCAAGAGCTGCTGGTGCGCCTGATGCAAACTCAGGCGCGAGAATTAATTTTTCACGACTACGCCCGGCACCTTACCACGCACCGCTTCGCAGCGGTGGTGCACTACATCAAGGAGCATCTGGCCGAAAACCTGTCGGTAGATAAACTAAGCGCGCTGGCCTGCATGAGCAAGGCCACCTTTTTTCGCATGTTCAAGCGCGAGTTTGGCCTCACACCGGTCGAGTACATTGTGCGCGAGCGGCTGGCCGAGGCTAAGCGGCTGCTGCGGCAGCCGCTGGTGAGCGTGGCCGAGGTGTGCCTGCGGGCGGGCTTTAATAACCTATCCTATTTCCAAGCTTTATTCAAAAAGCACGAGGGCTTTACACCGGGAGCTTACAAAAAGCAGCTATAA
- a CDS encoding aldehyde dehydrogenase family protein, whose protein sequence is MAETLEAPTTLVARPQFKSHYDNFIGGKWVAPVKGQYFDNPSPIDGKNFTKVARSSKEDIDLALDAAQEAFKTWSKTSATERSNVLNKIANRIEENLPMLAAVECVENGKPIRETTYADLPLVVDHFRYFASVIRAEEGSATELNATTLSLNIDEPLGVIGQIIPWNFPLLMATWKLAPAMAAGCCVVMKPAEQTPASIMVLMELLEDLIPAGVVNVVNGFGLEAGKPLASSPRINKASFTGETTTGRLIMQYAAENLIPVTMELGGKSPNIFFKSVLDADDDFLDKAIEGAVMFALNQGEICTCPSRMLIQEDIYDEFIARVIARVKAIKLGNPLDMETMMGAQASNDQYEKILSYLEIGKAEGAEVLTGGEAHAPADGALAEGYYIQPTMFRGHNKMRIFQEEIFGPVVSVTTFKTVAEAIEIANDTLYGLGAGVWTRDAHELYQVPRAIQAGRVWVNCYHDYPAGAPFGGYKASGFGRENHKMMLAHYRQNKNMLISYSEKALGFF, encoded by the coding sequence ATGGCAGAAACCCTCGAAGCACCTACCACCCTGGTGGCCCGGCCCCAGTTTAAATCGCACTACGACAATTTCATCGGTGGCAAATGGGTAGCCCCGGTCAAGGGTCAGTATTTTGACAACCCGTCGCCCATCGACGGCAAGAACTTTACCAAAGTAGCCCGCTCCAGCAAGGAAGACATCGACCTCGCGCTCGATGCGGCCCAAGAAGCCTTCAAAACGTGGAGCAAGACTTCGGCCACCGAGCGCAGCAACGTGCTCAACAAGATTGCTAATCGCATCGAAGAAAACCTGCCGATGCTAGCCGCTGTGGAATGCGTCGAAAACGGCAAGCCCATTCGCGAAACAACTTATGCCGACCTGCCGCTGGTGGTCGACCACTTTCGCTACTTCGCCAGCGTCATTCGGGCCGAAGAAGGCAGCGCTACGGAGCTGAATGCCACTACGCTGTCGCTCAATATTGACGAGCCGCTAGGGGTTATTGGCCAAATTATTCCCTGGAATTTCCCCTTGCTGATGGCTACCTGGAAGCTGGCCCCCGCGATGGCTGCCGGCTGCTGCGTGGTGATGAAGCCCGCCGAGCAAACTCCGGCTAGCATCATGGTGCTGATGGAATTGCTCGAAGACCTCATTCCGGCCGGCGTAGTAAACGTGGTAAACGGCTTCGGCCTCGAAGCTGGCAAGCCGCTGGCCTCGTCGCCGCGCATCAACAAGGCCAGCTTCACGGGCGAGACGACCACCGGCCGCCTCATCATGCAGTACGCCGCCGAAAACCTCATTCCGGTGACGATGGAACTGGGCGGTAAGTCGCCCAACATTTTCTTTAAGAGTGTACTGGATGCCGACGATGACTTCCTCGACAAGGCCATTGAGGGCGCGGTGATGTTTGCCCTGAACCAGGGCGAAATCTGCACCTGCCCCTCGCGGATGCTCATTCAGGAAGACATCTACGACGAGTTTATTGCCCGTGTCATTGCCCGCGTGAAAGCCATCAAGCTCGGCAACCCGCTCGACATGGAAACCATGATGGGTGCCCAGGCCTCGAACGACCAGTACGAGAAAATTCTGAGCTACCTCGAAATCGGCAAGGCCGAAGGCGCCGAAGTATTGACGGGTGGCGAGGCTCACGCACCGGCCGACGGGGCGCTGGCCGAGGGCTACTACATCCAGCCCACGATGTTCCGGGGGCACAACAAGATGCGCATCTTCCAGGAGGAGATTTTCGGGCCGGTAGTGTCCGTCACGACCTTCAAAACTGTGGCAGAAGCCATCGAAATCGCCAACGATACGCTCTACGGCCTCGGCGCCGGCGTGTGGACCCGCGACGCGCACGAGCTGTACCAGGTGCCGCGCGCCATTCAGGCCGGCCGCGTGTGGGTGAACTGCTACCACGACTACCCGGCCGGCGCGCCCTTCGGCGGCTACAAGGCCTCGGGCTTCGGGCGCGAAAACCACAAGATGATGCTGGCTCACTACCGCCAGAATAAGAACATGCTGATTTCTTACAGCGAGAAGGCGCTGGGCTTTTTTTAG
- a CDS encoding DUF779 domain-containing protein gives MPTARVLSTLAADATIDLLRDEHGPLMFHQSGGCCDGSSPMCFAKGEFRVGANDVWLGQIHGCDFFMSASQFAYWQHTQLTVDVVKGRGASFSLEIPLGVRFLIRSRLFTEAEEQAMTPVLDGEEYLTRA, from the coding sequence ATGCCCACTGCCCGCGTTCTTAGCACCCTAGCCGCTGATGCCACCATCGACCTGCTCCGCGACGAGCACGGCCCGCTCATGTTTCACCAAAGCGGCGGCTGCTGCGATGGCTCCTCGCCCATGTGCTTTGCCAAGGGCGAATTTCGGGTGGGGGCCAACGACGTGTGGCTAGGCCAGATTCACGGCTGCGACTTCTTTATGAGCGCCAGCCAGTTTGCCTACTGGCAGCACACCCAGCTCACGGTAGACGTAGTGAAGGGCCGGGGCGCCAGCTTCTCGCTCGAAATTCCGCTGGGCGTGCGGTTTCTCATTCGCTCGCGGCTCTTTACCGAAGCCGAGGAGCAAGCCATGACCCCGGTGCTCGATGGCGAGGAATACCTGACGCGAGCCTGA
- a CDS encoding IS5 family transposase (programmed frameshift), which translates to MDEISDRAWTALAPHLSGKAGDVGRTGVDNRLFLNAVFWVARHGCAWRALPARFGKHDTLRKRSRRWAQKGIWQRLFEAVQEPDLDWVMLDSTVVRAHAQAAGSRKKAASAEALGRSRGGLTTKIHALVDALGNPLRVVLGPGQQADCRRVAELLPAAEGTSNVLADKAYDTDAVLASVAALGAQAVIPSKKNRLVQRVIDRNLYRDRNKVERFFSRLKQFRRLATRYDKTASSFLGMVHFISALLWLR; encoded by the exons CTGGATGAAATCAGTGACCGTGCTTGGACCGCTTTGGCCCCACATTTATCGGGCAAAGCGGGCGACGTGGGCCGAACAGGCGTCGATAACCGACTCTTTCTCAACGCCGTGTTCTGGGTGGCGCGCCACGGCTGCGCCTGGCGTGCACTGCCGGCCCGCTTTGGCAAACACGACACGTTGCGCAAACGCAGCCGGCGCTGGGCCCAAAAAGGCATTTGGCAACGCTTGTTCGAAGCCGTGCAGGAACCAGACCTGGATTGGGTGATGCTTGATTCGACCGTGGTGCGGGCCCACGCGCAGGCGGCGGGCAGCCGAAAAAAAGCCGCGTCGGCG GAAGCCCTCGGCCGCAGCCGCGGCGGGCTGACGACCAAAATCCACGCCCTCGTCGACGCGCTGGGTAACCCGTTGCGCGTGGTGCTCGGTCCCGGCCAGCAAGCCGATTGTCGACGCGTAGCGGAACTGCTGCCGGCCGCTGAGGGTACCAGCAACGTGCTGGCAGACAAAGCCTACGATACGGACGCCGTACTCGCCAGCGTGGCCGCCCTCGGTGCCCAAGCGGTGATTCCCAGCAAAAAGAACCGCCTCGTCCAACGCGTGATTGACCGAAATCTGTACCGCGACCGCAACAAAGTCGAGCGCTTTTTTAGTCGCCTCAAGCAGTTTCGCCGGCTGGCCACGCGCTATGATAAAACGGCCAGCAGCTTCTTAGGAATGGTGCATTTCATCTCAGCACTCTTGTGGCTTCGCTAA
- a CDS encoding DUF4440 domain-containing protein yields MKFYLLSCGAAALLTACSGNGQSPAAGSTAAATTTTATTTSGAANVSDLDQQFVSAWNNKDATKVTAMLADDVQFLQGATHFVGKAEVTNKWITPTIGTIANLKTYSVSSGSDANLAYEAGTFSVDVLPTPTEKTVGTGTGNYVFAWKKANDGSWKISMAHLEDLPVQEKK; encoded by the coding sequence ATGAAATTTTACTTACTCTCGTGCGGCGCAGCGGCTCTGCTGACGGCCTGCTCCGGCAACGGCCAGTCGCCCGCGGCCGGCTCTACGGCGGCGGCTACTACCACTACGGCCACTACTACCAGTGGGGCCGCCAACGTGTCGGACCTCGACCAGCAATTTGTGAGCGCCTGGAACAACAAGGACGCGACCAAGGTGACGGCCATGCTGGCCGACGACGTGCAGTTCTTACAAGGCGCCACGCACTTTGTGGGAAAGGCTGAGGTGACCAATAAGTGGATTACCCCCACCATCGGCACAATTGCTAACCTGAAAACGTACAGCGTCAGCTCGGGCTCCGATGCGAACCTGGCCTACGAGGCCGGCACCTTTTCGGTAGATGTGCTGCCCACGCCCACCGAAAAAACCGTTGGCACCGGCACCGGCAACTACGTGTTTGCCTGGAAGAAAGCCAATGACGGCAGTTGGAAAATCAGTATGGCGCACCTCGAAGACCTGCCCGTGCAGGAGAAAAAGTAA